The following are from one region of the Stanieria sp. NIES-3757 genome:
- a CDS encoding ABC transporter-like protein — protein sequence MKKKITGDLNFVDNKKISNEQPIILETHDLSRRFGKFTAVERLNLSVRSGEVFGLLGPNGAGKSTAIKMLTTLLPLSSGNAYIAGFNLIHQADQVRRVIGYVPQALSADGTLTGYENLLIFAKLYDLPQQTRSKRIRDALAFMGLQEASHRMVQTYSGGMIRRLEIAQSILHQPQILFLDEPTVGLDPLARSAVWELVEQLRRDYGTTVFLTTHFMEEADNLCHRVTIMHQGRAIITGTPTELKASLNQASATLDDVFIYYTGDQLQSGGSYHDTSRVRRNAQRLG from the coding sequence ATGAAAAAAAAAATCACTGGAGACTTAAATTTTGTAGATAACAAGAAAATTTCTAATGAGCAACCAATTATTCTTGAAACTCACGATCTGAGTCGTCGCTTTGGCAAATTTACGGCAGTTGAGCGTTTGAATCTTTCAGTTCGTTCGGGAGAGGTATTTGGGCTACTAGGTCCTAATGGTGCAGGCAAAAGTACTGCTATCAAAATGCTTACTACCTTACTTCCTCTTAGTAGTGGAAACGCCTACATAGCTGGATTCAATCTAATACATCAGGCAGATCAAGTTCGTCGAGTAATTGGTTATGTTCCTCAAGCATTGTCCGCTGACGGGACTTTAACGGGTTATGAAAATCTGCTCATCTTTGCTAAGTTGTACGACTTGCCACAGCAAACACGATCAAAACGTATTCGCGACGCACTGGCATTTATGGGATTACAGGAAGCATCCCATCGCATGGTACAAACCTACTCTGGTGGCATGATTCGCCGACTAGAAATTGCACAATCAATTCTACACCAGCCCCAAATTTTGTTTCTCGATGAGCCAACCGTCGGACTCGATCCCTTAGCGAGGAGTGCCGTTTGGGAACTGGTTGAGCAATTGCGAAGAGACTATGGCACAACGGTTTTTTTGACTACTCATTTCATGGAAGAAGCAGACAATTTGTGTCATCGTGTCACGATCATGCATCAAGGACGAGCAATTATTACGGGAACTCCCACTGAACTTAAAGCTTCTCTCAACCAAGCCTCAGCAACGCTCGATGACGTTTTTATTTATTACACTGGCGACCAATTACAATCTGGAGGAAGTTACCATGATACCTCAAGAGTCCGACGTAATGCCCAAAGGTTGGGTTAG
- a CDS encoding Transcriptional Regulator, MarR family: MKSKLATPKPIANAAEKNKSIDTATELMETIPAIMQFIRTEMRSQREPSLSVPQFRVLVFLARHSDSSLSEVAEHLGITRATASTMIDRLVQRGLVARQEDPQQRRQIMLRLTPIGSDRLEEMRAITRNQIANLLEELSLEELTNISVGLTILRKVFTDF, encoded by the coding sequence ATGAAATCAAAGCTCGCCACACCAAAGCCGATTGCAAATGCTGCGGAAAAAAATAAATCTATTGACACTGCGACTGAGTTAATGGAAACAATTCCTGCGATCATGCAATTTATCCGCACAGAAATGCGCTCTCAACGAGAACCTTCTTTATCAGTTCCTCAGTTTCGTGTATTGGTATTTCTAGCTCGACATTCAGACTCTTCACTGTCAGAAGTTGCAGAGCATTTGGGTATCACGCGAGCAACTGCATCCACCATGATTGATCGGCTGGTACAGCGAGGTTTAGTCGCTCGTCAAGAAGATCCACAGCAACGTCGTCAAATCATGTTGAGATTGACACCAATAGGAAGCGATCGCTTAGAGGAAATGCGAGCCATAACTCGTAATCAGATCGCTAATCTGCTTGAAGAACTTAGCCTTGAGGAGTTAACCAATATTTCTGTTGGACTCACAATTTTACGTAAAGTATTTACAGATTTTTGA
- a CDS encoding transglutaminase domain protein, with protein sequence MFYQISHQTTYTYSQTVSLNPHLIRLRPRSNNWQKLHNFSLLISPQPQGISELIDLDGNNFSRLWFNTPTNQLSLQILAQVETWQTNPFNYLLETWATTLPFDYPSSLLTQLKPYLKPYSFVLDTVIVELAEAIIQEVNANTIAFLSSLNQRIYENCQYIIRETGEPWQAGITWRRKQGSCRDFAILFMEVCRAIGLAARFVSGYQEGDPDQQERDLHAWVEVYLPGAGWRGYDPTHGLAVSDRHIALAASAVPSYAAPVSGTVNSQNGTKADSRLEAQIMIKHLE encoded by the coding sequence ATGTTTTACCAAATCAGTCATCAGACAACTTATACTTACAGTCAAACAGTTTCTTTAAACCCTCACCTAATCAGACTGCGTCCCCGTTCCAATAATTGGCAAAAACTTCATAATTTTTCTTTATTAATTAGTCCTCAACCTCAAGGCATTTCTGAGTTGATCGATTTGGATGGCAATAATTTTAGTAGGCTTTGGTTTAATACACCTACTAATCAGTTAAGTTTACAAATACTAGCTCAGGTAGAAACTTGGCAAACCAATCCTTTTAACTATTTACTAGAAACTTGGGCAACTACCTTACCCTTTGATTATCCTAGTTCTCTTCTCACTCAACTCAAACCGTATTTAAAGCCTTATAGTTTTGTGCTAGACACTGTAATTGTCGAATTGGCAGAAGCAATTATTCAAGAAGTTAACGCCAATACTATAGCTTTTTTATCTAGTTTAAATCAGCGTATTTATGAAAACTGCCAATATATTATTAGAGAAACGGGCGAACCTTGGCAAGCAGGAATAACTTGGCGGAGAAAACAGGGTTCTTGTCGAGATTTTGCGATTTTATTTATGGAAGTATGTCGGGCAATTGGTTTGGCAGCAAGATTTGTTAGCGGTTATCAAGAAGGAGACCCAGATCAACAAGAAAGAGACTTACACGCTTGGGTAGAAGTATACTTACCTGGTGCGGGTTGGCGTGGTTACGATCCGACTCATGGTTTAGCAGTTAGCGATCGCCATATAGCTTTGGCTGCTTCTGCTGTCCCTAGTTATGCTGCACCTGTTTCTGGTACGGTTAATTCTCAAAATGGGACAAAAGCTGATTCTAGATTAGAAGCACAGATTATGATCAAACATCTTGAATAA
- the trxA3 gene encoding thioredoxin, whose product MSSVIEIADEQFEQEVFEADKPVLVYFWASWCGPCRLVSPSINWIADNYSDRLKVVKLEIDPSPTSVAKCNVEGVPALRLFNNNEIVASHEGAIGKQQLQKMLDDHL is encoded by the coding sequence ATGAGTAGTGTAATCGAAATTGCCGATGAACAATTCGAGCAAGAAGTATTTGAAGCCGATAAGCCAGTTTTAGTATATTTTTGGGCTTCTTGGTGTGGTCCTTGTCGCTTAGTATCTCCTTCAATTAACTGGATAGCTGATAACTATAGCGATCGCTTGAAAGTAGTTAAATTAGAAATAGATCCTAGTCCTACATCCGTAGCTAAATGCAATGTTGAAGGAGTACCAGCCTTAAGATTGTTTAATAACAATGAGATTGTCGCCTCCCATGAAGGAGCAATTGGTAAACAACAACTACAAAAAATGTTAGATGATCATCTTTAA
- a CDS encoding phage shock protein A, PspA yields the protein MGLFDRLSRVVRANLNDLVSKAEDPEKVLEQAVIDMQEDLVQLRQAVARAIATQKRTEQQYNKNQTEANQWQQRAQLALSKGDENLAREALLRKKSFNDAALTLKSQLDQQMTNVDSLKRNLIALESKISEAKTKKDMLKARANAAKAQKQLQETIGGIDTRSAMGAFERMEDKVMQLEAESQSAAELGGMGLEQQFAALEAGSGVEDELAAMKAQLTGASPSQSALPAADKPTSTPKDSVIDAELEALRNELNQS from the coding sequence ATGGGATTATTTGACCGTCTTAGTCGAGTTGTTCGCGCCAATCTCAACGATTTAGTTAGTAAAGCAGAAGATCCAGAAAAAGTTTTAGAACAAGCTGTGATCGATATGCAGGAAGACTTAGTCCAGCTTCGCCAAGCAGTAGCTAGAGCGATCGCAACTCAAAAACGTACTGAGCAACAATATAACAAAAATCAAACTGAAGCAAATCAATGGCAACAAAGAGCGCAGTTAGCTTTGTCCAAAGGAGATGAAAATCTAGCGCGTGAAGCTTTATTACGCAAAAAGTCATTTAATGATGCAGCTCTAACCCTAAAAAGTCAGTTGGACCAACAAATGACTAATGTTGATAGCCTTAAGCGTAATTTAATTGCTTTAGAAAGCAAAATTTCTGAAGCTAAAACTAAGAAAGATATGCTTAAAGCAAGAGCTAATGCAGCCAAAGCACAAAAACAACTCCAAGAAACTATTGGCGGAATCGATACCAGGAGTGCAATGGGTGCTTTTGAGCGGATGGAAGATAAAGTAATGCAATTAGAGGCAGAATCTCAGTCTGCCGCTGAATTAGGCGGTATGGGTTTAGAACAACAGTTCGCTGCCCTCGAAGCTGGTAGCGGTGTTGAAGATGAATTGGCTGCCATGAAAGCTCAACTGACTGGTGCTTCACCCTCTCAATCTGCTCTTCCTGCTGCGGATAAACCGACTTCTACTCCTAAAGATTCTGTGATTGATGCTGAGTTAGAAGCATTACGCAACGAGCTTAATCAAAGTTAA
- a CDS encoding pentapeptide repeat protein, which produces MTNQKYYALLKRNINFWNSWRDKEQIDQPDLRGINLNNTNLVNANLSNVNLSGTNLIDANLSNANLDGADLTNANLTRASLTGASLNGANLTGAILIAANPRGAKLVGSNLNLANFSQADLRVANFNSADLTGANLSQANLSGADFCGATLIRADLSLANLEGAILRDANLSRAYLFKTQLKNANLRGADLSEANLNKANFQRASLIEADFVEANLVQANFQGANLSRANLTEADLFESNFFQANLMEADLSRADLSKANFSHSNLAKTTLIETRAWLTDFKGCILTGACLENWQINHNTIFDGVICDYVYLQYGQQKRRPQNLQQNFALGEFKNLIEHFLGTIDLVFESGVDWEVFLKAFEKLQLEAKKNKIYVKSIEAIPNNKLVVKLHVPLALNTQTVKKSFWHKYRLILLAKQKKIILKQEEFKYQNQKNTELLEMMKLLAKQEENIFLSYS; this is translated from the coding sequence ATGACAAATCAAAAATACTATGCCTTACTCAAGCGCAATATAAACTTTTGGAATAGCTGGAGAGATAAAGAGCAAATTGACCAGCCAGACTTGAGAGGAATTAATCTCAATAATACCAATTTAGTTAATGCTAATTTAAGTAATGTTAATCTCAGTGGCACAAATTTAATTGATGCTAATTTAAGTAATGCTAATCTGGATGGTGCAGATTTAACTAACGCCAATCTAACTAGAGCAAGTTTAACAGGAGCTAGTCTGAACGGGGCTAATTTGACTGGAGCGATACTCATTGCAGCCAATCCTCGAGGAGCGAAATTAGTTGGTTCTAATCTTAACTTAGCTAATTTTAGTCAAGCCGATCTCCGTGTTGCTAATTTTAACAGTGCCGATTTGACAGGAGCGAATCTTAGTCAAGCTAATCTCAGTGGTGCAGATTTTTGCGGAGCTACTTTAATACGAGCCGATTTAAGTTTAGCTAATCTCGAAGGGGCGATTCTTCGGGATGCCAATTTAAGTAGAGCTTATCTTTTTAAAACTCAACTGAAAAACGCAAATTTAAGAGGCGCAGATTTGAGTGAAGCCAACCTCAATAAAGCTAATTTTCAGAGAGCTAGTTTGATTGAAGCAGATTTTGTTGAAGCCAATTTAGTCCAAGCTAATTTTCAAGGAGCAAATCTAAGTAGAGCTAATTTAACTGAAGCAGATTTGTTTGAAAGTAATTTTTTTCAAGCCAACTTAATGGAAGCAGATTTAAGCCGAGCGGATTTGAGTAAGGCTAATTTTAGTCATAGTAATTTAGCAAAAACAACTTTGATTGAAACGAGAGCTTGGTTGACTGATTTTAAAGGTTGTATTCTAACAGGAGCTTGTCTAGAAAATTGGCAGATTAATCACAATACTATATTTGATGGTGTAATTTGTGATTATGTTTATTTACAATATGGTCAGCAAAAACGTCGACCACAAAATCTTCAGCAAAATTTTGCTTTGGGAGAGTTTAAGAATTTAATTGAACATTTTTTGGGGACAATTGATTTAGTATTTGAGTCTGGAGTTGATTGGGAAGTATTCCTTAAAGCTTTTGAAAAATTACAATTAGAAGCTAAAAAAAATAAAATTTATGTAAAATCAATTGAGGCTATCCCAAACAATAAACTTGTAGTTAAACTCCATGTTCCTCTTGCTTTAAATACTCAAACGGTCAAAAAATCTTTTTGGCATAAATATAGATTGATTTTGCTTGCTAAACAAAAAAAAATAATTCTGAAACAGGAAGAATTTAAATATCAGAATCAAAAAAATACTGAATTATTAGAAATGATGAAACTTTTAGCGAAGCAAGAAGAAAATATCTTTTTATCGTATTCTTGA
- a CDS encoding acetate kinase: MKILVLNAGSSSQKSCLYQLPADRLPNNPPEPVWEANLDLTVSSNGAKLTVKTQKITKEIQFSSQDTQAATAQMLDTLVTGETKVLEQLSDIDLVGHRVVHGGTEYSQATKITPEVKETISRLIPLAPNHNPAHLEGIEAVENKLGNVTQIAVFDTAFHSQMPPEAFIYPIPYHCYEQGIRRYGFHGISHQYCAHQAAKILNQPLESLKIVTCHLGNGCSLAAVQNGVSINTTMGFTPLEGLMMGTRSGSIDPAILIYLLREYNFSADDLDKMLNKESGIKGISGISSDLRTIQKAIAEGNQRAQLALDLFIHRLTTNLGAMIASLRGLDVLVFTAGIGENAAIVREKVSSSLEFLGLKLDMAKNNSSPRDENIAASDSKIQVLVIHTNEDWAIACEGWRLIH, from the coding sequence ATGAAAATATTAGTTCTAAATGCTGGTTCTAGTAGCCAAAAAAGTTGTTTATATCAACTTCCAGCAGATCGATTACCAAACAATCCACCCGAACCCGTGTGGGAAGCTAATCTCGATCTGACTGTCTCTAGTAATGGCGCAAAATTAACAGTCAAAACTCAAAAGATTACCAAGGAAATTCAATTTTCATCTCAAGATACTCAAGCTGCTACAGCACAAATGCTAGATACTTTAGTAACAGGAGAAACTAAAGTCCTAGAACAATTATCGGATATCGATCTTGTTGGACATCGAGTCGTTCATGGTGGTACAGAATATTCTCAGGCAACTAAAATTACTCCAGAGGTAAAAGAGACGATTTCTCGTTTGATTCCCCTTGCACCTAATCATAATCCGGCTCATTTAGAAGGAATCGAGGCTGTAGAAAACAAATTAGGAAATGTAACACAAATAGCAGTTTTTGACACCGCTTTTCACAGTCAAATGCCACCAGAAGCGTTTATTTATCCTATTCCTTATCATTGTTATGAACAGGGAATTCGTCGTTATGGTTTTCATGGAATTTCTCATCAGTATTGCGCCCATCAAGCAGCCAAAATTCTCAATCAACCTTTAGAATCTCTTAAAATAGTTACCTGTCATTTGGGTAATGGTTGTTCTCTAGCTGCCGTTCAAAACGGAGTAAGTATTAATACCACGATGGGTTTTACTCCTTTAGAAGGATTAATGATGGGGACTCGTAGCGGTTCAATCGATCCAGCTATTTTAATTTATTTGCTGCGGGAATATAATTTTTCTGCTGATGATTTGGACAAGATGCTGAATAAAGAGTCTGGAATTAAGGGAATTTCGGGAATTTCTAGCGATCTTAGAACTATACAAAAAGCTATTGCTGAGGGAAATCAACGCGCCCAATTAGCCCTAGATTTATTTATTCATCGACTAACAACCAATTTGGGGGCAATGATAGCTTCTCTGAGGGGTTTGGATGTGTTGGTGTTTACAGCAGGAATTGGGGAGAATGCAGCAATTGTGAGAGAAAAAGTTAGTTCTAGCTTAGAATTCCTTGGCTTAAAACTAGATATGGCTAAAAATAACTCATCTCCTCGGGATGAAAATATTGCTGCATCGGATTCAAAAATTCAAGTATTAGTAATTCATACTAATGAAGATTGGGCGATCGCTTGTGAAGGTTGGCGTTTAATTCATTAA